A region of Lycium barbarum isolate Lr01 chromosome 1, ASM1917538v2, whole genome shotgun sequence DNA encodes the following proteins:
- the LOC132602189 gene encoding uncharacterized protein LOC132602189, protein MASTKVQRIMTQPINLIFRFLQSKARIQIWLFEQKDVRIEGRIIGFDEYMNLVLDDAEEVNVKKKSRKQLGRILLKGDNITLMMNTGK, encoded by the exons ATGGCGAGCACCAAAGTACAGAGGATTATGACCCAGCCCATC AATCTGATCTTCAGATTTCTTCAGAGT AAAGCTCGCATTCAGATATGGCTATTTGAGCAGAAGGATGTCAGGATTGAAGGACGTATTATT GGTTTTGATGAGTACATGAATTTGGTTCTAGATGATGCTGAGGAAGTCAACGTGAAGAAGAAAAGCAGAAAGCAGTTAG GGCGGATTCTTCTGAAAGGAGATAATATCACATTGATGATGAACAC GGGGAAATGA
- the LOC132602201 gene encoding kinase-interacting family protein-like isoform X1, translating to MCKGQSLKDNKLCYSIIVCFGTEPELVCHPNRCRDCSLKYGPILPAEMETKMKAEKKGGNALASPLVETASSKHSRKRSFSRPSWLLCSIADLDKKMKKLILNIPNKDSADSFTERADAYYQKRPQLLALLQELYDNYLSLADRYCQALAKNHHRRNSFPIQSFHFDDNNDQFDKEEEIIDSDAESSLSYQPPFPIQPAQAKFESDMIVADLVIRNVDCEIMLHEITQVEKKCNESSRKIELQESLLELLESERLILLNENARLGYKVTSLIEENKGLFSESLFMKRKVAELARCMLNRREDRRVCVLNRKVEDLQGQIYGLERRNKEYYEKLLKHEEEKKNRAKIGKEVPKLWDRVKKLDIFLCAPDFNSTYC from the exons ATGTGTAAGGGACAGAGCTTAAAAGACAACAAACTATGCTACTCTATAATAGTCTGTTTTGGAACTGAGCCCGAACTAGTTTGCCACCCAAACCGTTGCAGGGATTGTTCTTTGAAGTACG GCCCTATTTTACCTGCTGAAATGGAAACAAAAATGAAAGCAGAGAAAAAAGGTGGTAATGCCCTTGCTTCTCCTCTTGTGGAAACAGCCTCTTCAAAACATTCAAGGAAGAGAAGCTTCAGTAGACCTTCTTGGCTTCTCTGCTCTATTGCTG ATTTGGACAAGAAGATGAAGAAGTTGATACTGAACATTCCTAATAAAGACTCTGCTGACAGTTTTACTGAACGCGCTGATGCCTATTACCAAAAACGCCCACAGCTTCTGGCTTTACTCCAAGAGTTGTACGACAACTATCTCTCCTTGGCAGACCGTTATTGCCAAGCACTTGCGAAGAACCATCATCGTCGCAATTCCTTTCCTATTCAGTCCTTCCATTTTGATGATAATAATGATCAATTTGACAAGGAAGAAGAGATTATTGATTCTGACGCTGAAAGTTCGTTATCATATCAACCTCCATTTCCAATTCAACCAGCACAAGCCAAATTTGAATCAGACATGATTGTTGCAGACTTGGTGATCAGAAACGTCGACTGTGAAATCATGTTGCACGAGATTACTCAAGTCGAAAAGAAATGCAACGAGTCATCAAGGAAGATAGAGTTGCAGGAAAGTTTATTGGAGTTGTTGGAATCGGAGAGGTTGATCTTGTTAAACGAGAACGCGAGATTGGGATACAAAGTGACTTCATTGATAGAAGAGAATAAGGGGTTGTTTTCAGAGTCTTTGTTCATGAAGAGGAAGGTAGCTGAGCTGGCTAGGTGCATGTTAAATAGGAGGGAGGATCGTAGAGTTTGCGTTCTTAATCGAAAAGTTGAGGATCTTCAAGGTCAGATATATGGATTGGAGAGGAGAAATAAGGAGTATTATGAGAAGCTATTGAAGCatgaagaagagaaaaagaacaGGGCCAAGATTGGGAAGGAAGTTCCTAAGTTGTGGGATAGGGTTAAAAAGCTTGATATCTTCCTTTGTGCACCTGATTTCAACTCAACCTATtgctaa
- the LOC132602201 gene encoding kinase-interacting family protein-like isoform X2: METKMKAEKKGGNALASPLVETASSKHSRKRSFSRPSWLLCSIADLDKKMKKLILNIPNKDSADSFTERADAYYQKRPQLLALLQELYDNYLSLADRYCQALAKNHHRRNSFPIQSFHFDDNNDQFDKEEEIIDSDAESSLSYQPPFPIQPAQAKFESDMIVADLVIRNVDCEIMLHEITQVEKKCNESSRKIELQESLLELLESERLILLNENARLGYKVTSLIEENKGLFSESLFMKRKVAELARCMLNRREDRRVCVLNRKVEDLQGQIYGLERRNKEYYEKLLKHEEEKKNRAKIGKEVPKLWDRVKKLDIFLCAPDFNSTYC, encoded by the exons ATGGAAACAAAAATGAAAGCAGAGAAAAAAGGTGGTAATGCCCTTGCTTCTCCTCTTGTGGAAACAGCCTCTTCAAAACATTCAAGGAAGAGAAGCTTCAGTAGACCTTCTTGGCTTCTCTGCTCTATTGCTG ATTTGGACAAGAAGATGAAGAAGTTGATACTGAACATTCCTAATAAAGACTCTGCTGACAGTTTTACTGAACGCGCTGATGCCTATTACCAAAAACGCCCACAGCTTCTGGCTTTACTCCAAGAGTTGTACGACAACTATCTCTCCTTGGCAGACCGTTATTGCCAAGCACTTGCGAAGAACCATCATCGTCGCAATTCCTTTCCTATTCAGTCCTTCCATTTTGATGATAATAATGATCAATTTGACAAGGAAGAAGAGATTATTGATTCTGACGCTGAAAGTTCGTTATCATATCAACCTCCATTTCCAATTCAACCAGCACAAGCCAAATTTGAATCAGACATGATTGTTGCAGACTTGGTGATCAGAAACGTCGACTGTGAAATCATGTTGCACGAGATTACTCAAGTCGAAAAGAAATGCAACGAGTCATCAAGGAAGATAGAGTTGCAGGAAAGTTTATTGGAGTTGTTGGAATCGGAGAGGTTGATCTTGTTAAACGAGAACGCGAGATTGGGATACAAAGTGACTTCATTGATAGAAGAGAATAAGGGGTTGTTTTCAGAGTCTTTGTTCATGAAGAGGAAGGTAGCTGAGCTGGCTAGGTGCATGTTAAATAGGAGGGAGGATCGTAGAGTTTGCGTTCTTAATCGAAAAGTTGAGGATCTTCAAGGTCAGATATATGGATTGGAGAGGAGAAATAAGGAGTATTATGAGAAGCTATTGAAGCatgaagaagagaaaaagaacaGGGCCAAGATTGGGAAGGAAGTTCCTAAGTTGTGGGATAGGGTTAAAAAGCTTGATATCTTCCTTTGTGCACCTGATTTCAACTCAACCTATtgctaa